From Amycolatopsis sp. cg9, one genomic window encodes:
- a CDS encoding rhomboid family intramembrane serine protease codes for MHTGGQQQRRQHRDYQEAGFGQRTVFGARLSQSVLVTQVILAVNVLVFLFTVFQAQSLNDNDFSSLFQYGKLYGDATLGHGEWWRVFTSGFLHYGPIHVAVNMFSLWMMGRSLEQVCGRGRYLALYFISMLGASAAVLLFDDPQKSTAGASGALFGLMGAYAVIVLKLRLNPTGLIITLALNAFITFGIPGISIYAHVGGLVTGALVTVALLYAPEANQLRWQAIGLAIIVLAIVGLLAFQAGQFGPETCGFVQYRGVQLYSCA; via the coding sequence GTGCACACCGGGGGCCAGCAGCAGCGCCGTCAGCACCGCGACTACCAGGAAGCCGGCTTCGGCCAGCGGACGGTCTTCGGCGCGCGCCTCTCGCAGTCCGTGCTCGTCACCCAGGTCATCCTCGCGGTGAACGTCCTGGTCTTCCTCTTCACGGTCTTCCAGGCGCAGAGCCTCAACGACAACGACTTCTCGTCGCTGTTCCAGTACGGCAAGCTCTACGGCGACGCGACCCTCGGCCACGGTGAGTGGTGGCGGGTCTTCACCAGCGGTTTCCTCCACTACGGCCCGATCCACGTCGCGGTGAACATGTTCTCGCTGTGGATGATGGGCCGGTCGCTGGAGCAGGTCTGCGGCCGGGGCCGCTACCTCGCGCTCTACTTCATCTCCATGCTCGGCGCGTCCGCGGCCGTACTGCTGTTCGACGACCCGCAGAAGTCGACCGCCGGCGCGTCGGGCGCGCTGTTCGGCCTGATGGGCGCCTACGCGGTGATCGTGCTGAAGCTCCGGCTGAACCCGACCGGGCTGATCATCACCCTCGCCCTCAACGCCTTCATCACCTTCGGCATCCCGGGCATCTCGATCTACGCGCACGTCGGCGGCCTGGTCACCGGCGCGCTGGTGACGGTGGCGCTGCTCTACGCCCCGGAGGCGAACCAGCTGCGCTGGCAGGCGATCGGGCTGGCGATCATCGTGCTCGCCATCGTCGGCCTGCTGGCGTTCCAGGCCGGCCAGTTCGGGCCGGAGACCTGCGGGTTCGTCCAGTACCGCGGGGTGCAGCTCTACAGCTGCGCCTAG
- a CDS encoding cytochrome P450: MSNPADVPHGLPMERDAGPFDPPREISRLRDTRPVSPLVFPDGHEGWLVTGYEEVRQMMADTRFSSRLDLDVVHVPYETGMPAATEPSPQLPGMFIAMDPPDHGRLRRKLTGAFTVKRMKTLEEHIVEIVERQLDHLAKLTPPIDLVAEFALPVPSLVICELLGVPYADRESFQANSAQFMVRDQPLEKKMGAYIALNTYLTELVTSKRAEPGDDILSDLARHEDLTVEELTGAAFLLLLAGHETTANMLSLGTFALLEHPEQAAELRANPELVPGAVEELLRYLSVADIFFRYATEDLELGGETIPKGSTVVVSLLAANHDPRRFENPDTLDVHRNARGLLSFGHGVHQCLGQQLARIEMRAGFESLLRRFPTLALAVPAGEVKLRTDMNIYGVHELPVTWSASEGS; the protein is encoded by the coding sequence ATGAGCAACCCGGCCGACGTCCCGCACGGTCTGCCCATGGAGCGCGACGCGGGCCCCTTCGACCCGCCTCGCGAGATCAGCCGGCTGCGCGACACGCGCCCGGTCAGCCCGCTCGTGTTCCCCGACGGGCACGAAGGCTGGCTCGTCACCGGCTACGAAGAGGTCCGGCAGATGATGGCCGACACCCGGTTCAGCTCCCGCCTGGACCTCGACGTCGTCCACGTGCCCTACGAGACGGGCATGCCCGCCGCCACCGAGCCGTCGCCGCAGCTCCCGGGCATGTTCATCGCCATGGACCCGCCGGACCACGGCCGGCTGCGGCGCAAGCTCACCGGCGCCTTCACCGTAAAGCGGATGAAGACGCTGGAGGAGCACATCGTCGAGATCGTCGAGCGGCAGCTGGACCACCTGGCGAAGCTGACCCCGCCGATCGACCTGGTCGCGGAGTTCGCGCTCCCGGTGCCGTCGCTGGTCATCTGCGAACTGCTCGGCGTCCCCTACGCGGACCGGGAGAGCTTCCAGGCGAACTCGGCGCAGTTCATGGTCCGCGACCAGCCGCTCGAGAAGAAGATGGGCGCGTACATCGCGCTGAACACGTACCTCACCGAGCTGGTCACGAGCAAGCGCGCCGAGCCGGGCGACGACATCCTGTCCGACCTGGCCCGCCACGAAGACCTGACCGTCGAGGAGCTGACCGGCGCCGCGTTCCTGCTGCTGCTCGCCGGTCACGAGACGACCGCGAACATGCTGTCGCTGGGCACCTTCGCGCTCCTGGAGCACCCGGAGCAGGCCGCCGAGCTGCGCGCGAACCCGGAACTGGTGCCGGGCGCCGTCGAGGAACTCCTGCGCTACCTGTCGGTGGCCGACATCTTCTTCCGCTACGCCACCGAAGACCTGGAGCTGGGCGGCGAAACGATCCCCAAGGGTTCGACGGTCGTGGTCTCGCTGCTGGCCGCCAACCACGACCCCCGCCGCTTCGAAAACCCGGACACCCTGGACGTCCACCGCAACGCCCGTGGCCTCCTCTCCTTCGGCCACGGCGTCCACCAGTGCCTCGGCCAGCAACTGGCCCGCATCGAGATGCGCGCCGGCTTCGAGTCCCTGCTGCGCCGCTTCCCGACGCTGGCGCTCGCGGTGCCCGCGGGGGAGGTGAAGCTGCGGACGGACATGAACATCTACGGCGTTCACGAACTGCCCGTGACCTGGTCGGCTAGCGAAGGAAGCTGA
- a CDS encoding BTAD domain-containing putative transcriptional regulator has product MQIGILGPFEVRTDDGALADVPGARLRGLLAALALDPGHVVPKATLVDWIWGEQPPADAANALQRLVSRLRKALPDGSVDGQPTGYRLLIGPDDVDAVRFERLAGDPNRLREALELWRGSAMQDVDLPESAALEAAVTRLEALRLTAMEEYFDAELNLGHGAKVVTELTDLVAANPMRERLVAALMRALVASGRDTEALLVYQRTKDALADSLGVDPSPELSALHVALLRGELVRPEENRKTNLRAELTSYVGKDADVTAVAELISDHRLTTVIGPGGSGKTRLATETARQLLGDLPDGAWVVELAGIGADGDVAQATLGALKLRDALLGEAPDAEPTDRVIAALRERSMLLVLDNCEHVIESAAAFAHRVLGECRRLRILATSREPLGITGEALWQLAPLVLPAPDADPAEIEAAPAVRLLRDRAGAVRKELATDDTALPTLARVCRALDGMPLAIELAAARLRTMSLDQLAHRLDDRFRLLTGGSRTALPRHRTLRAVIDWSWELLTDAERVVLRRLSVFAGGASLEAAERVCGGDAVEEWEVLELLTALTEKSLVVVGERDGAQRYRMLGTIKEYAEQRLAEADETRQARHAHLAYFTELAETAKPHLRGAGQLDWLAKLEAEHDNIAAAMRGALAATEAEAAMRLAAGTAWYWWLGGHRAEGNELILAATAVPGDVPDELRGTVYSFVVQFVTSGQQSDETQAVDWIRKAYEIGRRTADPELELRFAPALERLLHGPDAALTAFEPLLADEDPWARAVARLQLGKMRIQLGHGDREADEHLETALAEFRAIGERWGTSFALTELADRIAVRGEFAAACAYYGEAVVVVTEVGAIEDVVRMRMRQAQLYWLLGDEDASATALAEAQRAAERVAWPNALAELALSKAELARWRGDVEQARRQLDVATTMLGDDAGLPTVRAVTEDLLGYLATDAGESREHRAEAFRAASETGHPLTLAQVIVGIADLALRSEEPAQAARLLAASAALRGLPDRSHPDVARIEAETRRRLGDEGFTEATREGTAASWAELVGVTLAS; this is encoded by the coding sequence GTGCAGATCGGGATACTGGGCCCATTCGAGGTCCGGACGGACGACGGCGCACTGGCCGACGTGCCGGGCGCCCGGTTGCGCGGCCTGCTGGCCGCCCTCGCGCTCGACCCGGGACACGTCGTCCCGAAGGCGACGCTGGTCGACTGGATCTGGGGTGAGCAGCCGCCGGCCGACGCCGCGAACGCGTTGCAACGCCTGGTTTCCCGGCTGCGGAAAGCGCTGCCGGACGGGTCCGTCGACGGGCAGCCGACCGGCTACCGGCTGCTGATCGGTCCCGACGACGTCGACGCCGTGCGGTTCGAACGCCTCGCCGGCGATCCCAACCGGCTCCGGGAAGCGCTCGAGCTGTGGCGCGGTTCGGCCATGCAGGACGTCGACCTGCCGGAAAGCGCCGCGCTCGAGGCGGCGGTGACCCGTCTCGAAGCCCTGCGCCTGACGGCGATGGAGGAGTACTTCGACGCGGAGCTCAACCTCGGTCACGGCGCGAAGGTGGTCACCGAGCTGACCGATCTGGTGGCCGCGAACCCGATGCGCGAACGGCTCGTCGCCGCGTTGATGCGCGCCCTCGTCGCGAGCGGCCGCGACACCGAAGCGCTGCTGGTGTACCAGCGCACGAAGGACGCGCTCGCCGATTCGCTGGGCGTCGACCCCTCGCCGGAGCTCTCGGCCCTGCACGTCGCGCTGCTGCGGGGCGAGCTGGTGCGGCCGGAGGAGAACCGGAAGACCAACCTGCGGGCCGAGCTCACCAGCTACGTCGGCAAGGACGCCGACGTCACCGCGGTCGCCGAGCTCATCTCCGACCACCGGCTCACCACCGTGATCGGCCCGGGCGGCTCGGGGAAGACCCGGCTGGCCACCGAAACCGCGCGGCAGCTGCTCGGCGACCTGCCGGACGGCGCCTGGGTGGTGGAGCTCGCGGGCATCGGCGCCGACGGCGACGTCGCGCAGGCCACGCTGGGCGCGCTCAAGCTGCGGGACGCGCTGCTCGGCGAGGCACCGGACGCGGAGCCGACGGACCGGGTCATCGCCGCGCTCCGCGAGCGGTCGATGCTGCTGGTGCTGGACAACTGCGAGCACGTCATCGAGTCGGCGGCGGCGTTCGCCCACCGCGTCCTCGGGGAGTGCCGGCGGCTGCGGATCCTCGCGACCAGCCGGGAACCGCTCGGCATCACCGGTGAGGCGCTGTGGCAGCTCGCGCCGCTCGTGCTGCCCGCCCCGGACGCCGATCCCGCCGAGATCGAGGCCGCCCCGGCCGTCCGGCTGTTGCGGGACCGGGCCGGTGCGGTGCGCAAGGAGCTCGCGACCGACGACACGGCGCTGCCGACGTTGGCCCGCGTCTGCCGGGCGCTCGACGGGATGCCGCTGGCGATCGAACTCGCCGCGGCGCGGCTGCGCACCATGTCCCTCGACCAGCTCGCCCACCGGCTCGACGACCGCTTCCGCCTGCTGACCGGCGGCAGCCGCACCGCGTTGCCCCGGCACCGGACGCTGCGCGCGGTCATCGACTGGAGCTGGGAACTGCTCACCGACGCCGAGCGCGTCGTGCTGCGGCGGCTCTCGGTGTTCGCCGGCGGCGCGAGCCTGGAAGCGGCCGAACGGGTGTGCGGCGGGGACGCCGTCGAGGAGTGGGAAGTCCTCGAGCTGCTGACCGCGCTGACCGAGAAGTCGCTGGTGGTGGTCGGCGAGCGCGACGGCGCGCAGCGGTACCGGATGCTCGGCACGATCAAGGAGTACGCCGAGCAGCGGCTCGCGGAAGCGGACGAAACGCGGCAGGCGCGGCACGCGCACCTCGCGTACTTCACCGAGCTCGCCGAGACCGCGAAGCCGCACCTGCGCGGTGCCGGCCAGCTGGACTGGCTGGCCAAGCTCGAAGCCGAGCACGACAACATCGCGGCGGCGATGCGCGGTGCACTCGCGGCGACCGAAGCCGAAGCCGCGATGCGCTTGGCGGCCGGCACCGCCTGGTACTGGTGGCTCGGCGGCCACCGGGCGGAGGGCAACGAGCTGATCTTGGCCGCCACGGCCGTGCCCGGCGACGTGCCGGACGAGCTCCGCGGCACCGTCTACTCGTTCGTCGTCCAGTTCGTGACGTCCGGGCAGCAGAGCGACGAAACCCAGGCGGTCGACTGGATCCGCAAGGCCTACGAAATCGGACGGCGGACGGCGGACCCCGAGCTGGAACTGCGGTTCGCCCCCGCGCTGGAACGCCTGCTGCACGGGCCGGACGCGGCGCTGACCGCGTTCGAACCGCTGCTCGCCGACGAGGACCCGTGGGCCCGCGCGGTGGCCCGGCTGCAGCTCGGCAAGATGCGGATCCAGCTGGGCCACGGCGATCGCGAAGCGGACGAGCACCTCGAGACGGCGCTCGCCGAGTTCCGCGCGATCGGCGAGCGGTGGGGTACGTCGTTCGCGCTGACCGAGCTGGCCGACCGCATCGCCGTGCGCGGCGAGTTCGCCGCCGCGTGCGCGTACTACGGGGAAGCGGTCGTGGTGGTCACCGAGGTCGGGGCCATCGAAGACGTCGTGCGGATGCGGATGCGGCAGGCCCAGCTGTACTGGCTGCTCGGCGACGAGGACGCGAGCGCGACCGCGCTGGCCGAAGCCCAGCGAGCCGCGGAACGGGTCGCCTGGCCGAACGCGCTGGCCGAGCTGGCGCTGTCGAAGGCGGAACTCGCGCGCTGGCGCGGCGACGTCGAACAGGCCCGCCGCCAGCTCGACGTCGCGACCACGATGCTGGGCGACGACGCCGGTCTGCCGACGGTCCGCGCGGTGACCGAGGACCTGCTCGGCTACCTGGCCACGGACGCCGGCGAGTCCCGCGAGCACCGGGCCGAGGCCTTCCGCGCGGCGTCCGAAACGGGCCACCCGCTCACGCTCGCGCAGGTCATCGTGGGGATCGCGGACCTCGCGCTGCGCAGCGAAGAGCCCGCGCAGGCCGCCCGCCTGCTCGCGGCGAGCGCTGCCCTGCGCGGGCTGCCGGACCGGTCCCACCCGGACGTCGCCCGGATCGAAGCGGAAACCCGGCGTCGCCTCGGTGACGAGGGGTTCACCGAGGCGACGCGGGAGGGGACGGCGGCGAGCTGGGCCGAGCTGGTCGGCGTCACGCTCGCTTCGTGA
- a CDS encoding DUF2020 domain-containing protein — protein sequence MRRLVLLAPAVVLLAGCGPTIVSGTATPSSPSAASAAGTGLPPEPQPGATEDCPYLGSEFVADSNGQHVSKVRVSADQPHPACFFYRPDGKVQLTVRVYVGDAKTATALVNQAAPVDSSNPASDPSGWKGGYLSTDDGAVYAVAKGSAAVIATTNQKQSVKARTVVKKAIAALKL from the coding sequence ATGCGACGACTCGTACTTCTCGCGCCCGCCGTGGTCCTGCTGGCCGGCTGCGGCCCCACCATCGTGTCCGGTACCGCGACGCCCAGCTCGCCGTCCGCCGCCTCCGCGGCCGGCACCGGCCTGCCGCCGGAACCGCAACCGGGCGCGACCGAGGACTGCCCGTACCTCGGCAGCGAATTCGTGGCCGACTCGAACGGCCAGCACGTCTCGAAGGTGCGCGTGTCCGCCGACCAGCCCCACCCGGCGTGCTTCTTCTATCGCCCGGACGGGAAGGTCCAGCTCACCGTCCGGGTGTACGTCGGGGACGCGAAGACGGCGACGGCGCTGGTCAACCAGGCGGCGCCGGTGGACTCGTCGAACCCGGCGAGCGACCCTTCCGGCTGGAAGGGCGGCTATTTGTCCACCGACGACGGTGCTGTCTACGCTGTCGCCAAGGGCTCGGCGGCGGTCATCGCGACCACCAACCAGAAGCAAAGCGTGAAGGCACGCACAGTGGTCAAGAAGGCTATCGCTGCCCTGAAGCTCTAG
- a CDS encoding alpha/beta fold hydrolase — protein sequence MRSKILTAGLVLALTAALGGVASADARPGGRPKLTDPHPCPGQPGFTCSTLTVPFDHTGRRPGTLDLAVATADNADAPKGVLLFLTGGPGQGGVGTITRIAKQRLPEIAKDYRFVMLDQRGTGPSGALKCPGLQEQMGSSDIATPSREAVLECAQLLGDTAPLYSTDQTVADFDQLRRALDVPKMVVDGVSYGSFTAARYAIAHPANVSKVVLDSVLPHHATASASLYLTGLTAEARVLRAACAVAPACGYDPADDLAWVVRHRSAADGVRIFDLVVTYEFVDPTYRNAEAGDVIGALHEARGGAPAHLDGLLEAYKSGGDDPASFSSGLHAATLCADQRFPWGSASTPVALRQPLLSLAARTLPARATWPYTTEVATRQGFIQSCLPWPAERPASNPAGKLPDVPVLLLNGDRDLSTPLEWAQEEAAQAPRGRLVVVPGESHSIQNRERGHAGRDAVLSFLR from the coding sequence ATGCGCTCGAAGATCCTGACCGCCGGGCTGGTCCTGGCGCTGACCGCCGCACTCGGGGGTGTGGCCTCGGCCGACGCGCGTCCTGGGGGACGACCGAAGCTGACGGATCCGCACCCGTGCCCGGGCCAACCGGGCTTCACCTGCTCGACCTTGACCGTCCCGTTCGACCACACCGGCCGGCGGCCGGGCACGCTCGACCTCGCCGTGGCGACCGCCGACAACGCCGACGCACCCAAGGGCGTGCTGCTGTTCCTGACCGGCGGGCCCGGCCAGGGCGGCGTCGGCACCATCACGCGGATCGCGAAGCAACGCCTGCCGGAAATCGCGAAGGACTACCGGTTCGTCATGCTCGACCAGCGCGGCACCGGGCCGTCGGGCGCGCTGAAGTGCCCGGGGCTGCAGGAGCAGATGGGCAGCTCGGACATCGCGACACCTTCCCGCGAAGCCGTGCTCGAATGCGCGCAGCTCCTCGGCGACACGGCACCGCTGTACTCGACCGACCAGACGGTCGCGGACTTCGACCAGCTGCGGCGCGCGCTCGACGTACCGAAGATGGTGGTGGACGGCGTCTCGTACGGCTCGTTCACGGCGGCGCGGTACGCGATCGCGCACCCGGCCAACGTCAGCAAGGTCGTCCTCGATTCGGTCCTGCCGCACCACGCGACGGCGTCGGCCTCGCTGTACCTGACCGGGCTGACGGCCGAGGCCCGCGTGCTGCGAGCGGCGTGCGCGGTGGCCCCGGCCTGCGGCTACGACCCGGCCGACGACCTGGCGTGGGTGGTCCGCCACCGCAGTGCCGCGGACGGCGTGCGGATCTTCGACCTGGTCGTCACGTACGAGTTCGTCGACCCGACGTACCGCAACGCGGAGGCAGGCGACGTCATCGGCGCCCTCCACGAAGCCCGCGGCGGCGCCCCGGCCCACCTGGACGGCCTGCTGGAGGCCTACAAGTCCGGCGGCGACGACCCGGCGTCGTTCAGCTCCGGCCTCCACGCGGCGACGCTGTGCGCGGACCAGCGCTTCCCGTGGGGTTCCGCTTCGACGCCGGTGGCACTTCGGCAGCCGCTGCTTTCGCTGGCCGCCCGCACGCTGCCGGCTCGCGCGACTTGGCCGTACACCACGGAAGTGGCTACGCGGCAGGGCTTCATCCAGAGCTGCCTCCCCTGGCCGGCCGAACGCCCCGCCTCGAACCCGGCCGGGAAACTGCCGGACGTCCCGGTCCTGCTGCTCAACGGCGACCGCGACCTGTCGACGCCGCTGGAGTGGGCGCAGGAGGAAGCGGCCCAGGCCCCGCGTGGCCGGCTCGTGGTCGTGCCGGGCGAGTCCCACTCGATCCAGAACCGCGAGCGCGGCCACGCCGGCCGGGACGCGGTGCTCAGCTTCCTTCGCTAG
- a CDS encoding peptidylprolyl isomerase: MRYVKATLHTNQGDIHLNLLPDHAPKTVANFVGLAEGTKEYTQPNAAGTNSGPFYDGSIFHRVIDGFMLQGGDPTGTGRGGPGYKFGDEFHPELQFSKPYLLAMANAGPGTNGSQFFITVAPTAHLNFRHTIFGEVADQESRNVVDAIARTATGPADRPLTDVVIEKVTVEH; this comes from the coding sequence ATGAGGTACGTGAAAGCTACGCTGCACACCAACCAGGGTGACATCCACCTGAACCTGCTCCCCGACCACGCGCCGAAGACGGTCGCGAACTTCGTCGGGCTGGCGGAAGGCACCAAGGAGTACACCCAGCCGAACGCGGCGGGCACGAACTCCGGGCCCTTCTACGACGGTTCGATCTTCCACCGGGTCATCGACGGCTTCATGCTGCAGGGCGGCGACCCGACCGGCACCGGCCGCGGCGGCCCCGGCTACAAGTTCGGCGACGAGTTCCACCCGGAGCTGCAGTTCAGCAAGCCGTACCTGCTGGCCATGGCGAACGCCGGGCCCGGCACCAACGGCTCGCAGTTCTTCATCACCGTGGCGCCGACCGCCCACCTGAACTTCCGCCACACGATCTTCGGCGAGGTGGCCGACCAGGAGTCGCGCAACGTCGTCGACGCGATCGCGCGCACGGCCACCGGTCCGGCGGACCGCCCGCTGACCGACGTCGTGATCGAGAAGGTCACCGTCGAGCACTGA
- a CDS encoding pyridoxal 5'-phosphate synthase produces the protein MVRLRGWPSFPEELPVFTPETAPPDPRALFLEWLTEAGEHVLAPHAVTLSTVDADGAPDARVVILKDVGPAGWAVATSSESPKGLQLQKDPRAALTFFWPGRGRQVRLRGPVSPAEPEVSAADFLARPPASRVEAFIGRQSQVLADPADLDAAAAEAERWVEENPGTAPETWTRYFVDPDVVEFWQASHDRRHVRLRYRKSDGGWVRERLWP, from the coding sequence ATGGTGCGGTTGCGCGGCTGGCCCTCGTTCCCCGAAGAACTCCCCGTGTTCACGCCGGAAACGGCGCCGCCGGACCCGCGGGCGCTGTTCCTGGAGTGGCTGACCGAAGCCGGCGAGCACGTGCTCGCGCCGCACGCCGTCACACTGTCCACAGTGGACGCCGACGGCGCACCCGACGCCCGGGTCGTGATCCTCAAGGACGTCGGGCCGGCCGGCTGGGCGGTCGCGACCAGCTCGGAAAGCCCGAAGGGCCTGCAACTGCAGAAGGACCCGCGGGCCGCGCTGACGTTCTTCTGGCCCGGCCGCGGCCGTCAGGTCCGGCTGCGCGGCCCGGTGTCCCCCGCCGAGCCCGAGGTTTCCGCGGCGGACTTCCTGGCCCGGCCGCCCGCTTCCCGCGTCGAAGCGTTCATCGGGCGCCAGTCGCAGGTGCTGGCGGACCCCGCGGACCTCGACGCCGCGGCCGCGGAAGCGGAACGCTGGGTCGAGGAAAACCCCGGCACCGCGCCCGAAACGTGGACGCGCTACTTCGTCGACCCGGACGTCGTCGAGTTCTGGCAGGCCAGCCACGACCGGCGGCACGTGCGGCTGCGGTACCGCAAGTCCGACGGCGGCTGGGTCCGCGAGCGCCTCTGGCCTTGA
- a CDS encoding SMP-30/gluconolactonase/LRE family protein: MRRTVVIAATAALSAGLLSGASAGEVASPRHPAVFETVFAAPLGLEGLTTDGRGNLYTPARGADPCPVYRVAATGGPAAVVGTIPAPCNPAGLVFDRSGRLYVANADTVVSFVPDAANPPAATVFAAGVPGANGLAFDRAGALWISDGGTGQGRVWRAGADGVAREQFRVQPMVSDVNAVNGVGGIGRDVRGLPPGTVTITPAGRTAADTAGSQHIVANGLAFTADGTLLIADTARGALWRVPMDRAGNPRAATGCDAAFPANTLCLDDLEVQHPYLEGADGIVLDRAGGVWTAVNERNAIVVARRDGRVTEYFRNPADPASKLRNGGPLEFPTSPVLLPDGRLCVTQSDGNRRDNAPNTAGEASPVGPVRAKVSCVKP, from the coding sequence ATGCGCCGCACCGTCGTCATCGCTGCCACCGCCGCCTTGTCCGCCGGCCTGCTGTCCGGCGCTTCCGCCGGTGAAGTGGCCTCGCCGCGGCACCCCGCCGTCTTCGAGACGGTGTTCGCGGCACCGCTCGGTCTCGAAGGCCTGACCACCGACGGGCGGGGCAACCTCTACACACCGGCCCGCGGCGCCGATCCCTGCCCCGTCTACCGCGTCGCGGCCACCGGCGGCCCGGCCGCGGTCGTCGGCACGATCCCGGCGCCGTGCAACCCGGCCGGGCTCGTGTTCGACCGCAGTGGCCGGCTGTACGTGGCCAACGCCGACACCGTCGTCTCGTTCGTGCCGGACGCGGCGAACCCGCCGGCCGCGACCGTGTTCGCCGCCGGCGTCCCCGGCGCGAACGGCCTGGCCTTCGACCGCGCGGGCGCGCTGTGGATCTCCGACGGCGGCACCGGCCAAGGCCGCGTGTGGCGGGCCGGCGCCGACGGTGTCGCCCGCGAACAGTTCCGCGTGCAGCCGATGGTCAGCGACGTCAACGCGGTCAACGGCGTCGGCGGCATCGGCCGGGACGTGCGCGGCCTGCCACCCGGCACGGTCACGATCACGCCGGCCGGCCGCACGGCCGCGGACACCGCGGGCTCGCAGCACATCGTGGCGAACGGCCTGGCCTTCACCGCGGACGGCACGCTGCTCATCGCCGACACCGCCCGCGGCGCGCTCTGGCGGGTGCCGATGGACCGCGCGGGCAACCCGCGTGCCGCGACCGGCTGCGACGCCGCGTTCCCCGCGAACACCCTCTGCCTGGACGACCTCGAAGTGCAGCACCCGTACCTCGAAGGCGCCGACGGGATCGTCCTCGACCGCGCGGGCGGCGTCTGGACGGCCGTGAACGAACGCAACGCGATCGTCGTGGCCCGGCGCGACGGCCGCGTCACCGAGTACTTCCGCAACCCGGCCGACCCGGCGTCGAAGCTGCGCAACGGCGGCCCGCTGGAGTTCCCGACCAGCCCGGTGCTGCTGCCGGACGGCCGCCTGTGCGTCACGCAGTCCGACGGCAACCGCCGCGACAACGCGCCGAACACGGCGGGCGAAGCCAGTCCCGTTGGTCCGGTTCGGGCGAAGGTTTCCTGCGTCAAGCCCTGA